The following proteins are co-located in the Candidatus Bathyarchaeota archaeon genome:
- a CDS encoding MBL fold metallo-hydrolase, producing the protein MKIHFLGGVREVGGSCIAIETNYGKVALDYGIKIGEKTANQFPRDFDAVIISHAHLDHSGSLLDLSRTNSVIVGSRMTRDVTTDLLRDMVKIQRMNGNNFPYNNHDADNVKKSWWIRDSVALPGMLIRLYPAGHVAGARMIGIQTEGKEILYTGDFCLHDTEILEGSKLENLPKEPEALIVESTYGGTIRLRRSELVDQLLERILCTIERKGNVLIPAFAFHRSQEMAKRIDQAMEDGVLPKYHVYTISKLAHKITGYFNSQKQLFTKNIQKENEPFNYRHVRQLRRTEQIKEPAIVICTSGFGHAGASLHLLNEWAADENNSVIINSGYLPPESPLKVAKEKGELIKNGTKVPVRAEVEQIELSGHADQVELIQLVETLRPKSTFLVHGELEQAQALSKEISGITEVHIPETRETIFI; encoded by the coding sequence ATGAAAATTCATTTCCTCGGAGGAGTCCGAGAAGTAGGCGGCTCTTGCATCGCCATCGAAACTAACTACGGGAAAGTTGCCCTAGATTATGGAATCAAGATTGGAGAGAAAACTGCTAATCAGTTTCCAAGGGATTTCGACGCGGTGATCATCAGCCACGCCCATTTAGATCATTCAGGCAGTCTCTTAGACTTATCCCGCACAAACTCTGTGATAGTTGGGTCAAGGATGACTCGCGATGTCACCACTGACCTTTTACGTGATATGGTAAAGATTCAACGCATGAATGGAAACAACTTCCCATATAATAATCATGACGCAGACAATGTAAAGAAATCGTGGTGGATTCGGGATTCTGTTGCATTGCCCGGAATGCTAATTCGCTTATACCCAGCAGGACACGTTGCTGGAGCAAGAATGATCGGCATCCAAACTGAGGGCAAAGAGATACTCTATACAGGAGACTTTTGTCTTCACGACACAGAAATTCTGGAAGGAAGTAAACTAGAGAACCTGCCAAAAGAACCTGAAGCACTAATTGTCGAGTCAACTTACGGGGGGACAATTAGGCTGCGAAGAAGCGAACTTGTTGACCAGCTTCTGGAGCGAATTCTCTGCACAATTGAGAGAAAGGGAAATGTTTTGATCCCTGCATTCGCCTTCCACAGAAGTCAGGAGATGGCAAAGAGAATCGACCAAGCCATGGAAGATGGCGTCCTGCCAAAATACCACGTTTACACAATATCCAAGCTGGCCCATAAAATCACAGGATACTTCAACAGCCAAAAGCAACTCTTCACTAAAAACATCCAAAAGGAAAACGAACCATTCAACTATCGACATGTAAGGCAACTTCGTCGAACCGAGCAGATTAAAGAACCTGCAATAGTCATATGCACCTCAGGTTTCGGCCACGCGGGTGCAAGCCTTCACTTGCTAAACGAGTGGGCAGCGGACGAGAACAACTCCGTAATCATAAACTCAGGCTACCTTCCTCCGGAAAGCCCGCTGAAAGTTGCCAAGGAAAAAGGAGAACTCATCAAGAACGGAACCAAAGTCCCTGTGCGAGCAGAAGTTGAACAAATAGAACTCTCTGGACACGCTGACCAAGTAGAATTGATTCAACTAGTGGAAACGTTAAGGCCGAAGAGCACATTCCTAGTCCACGGAGAACTAGAGCAAGCGCAAGCTCTTTCAAAAGAGATTTCTGGAATAACCGAAGTGCACATACCAGAGACAAGAGAAACAATCTTCATATAA